Part of the Corticium candelabrum chromosome 15, ooCorCand1.1, whole genome shotgun sequence genome, AGTTCCAATGCTGGTAAATCTTTTGCCCGTCTGTTGTATCTTTCGACTTGTTTCTCTTGGCGTGCCACTAATGCTTTTGCAGCACCTTCCACCATCTTTGGATGTAGTGTTGTGTCCTTTGCTGGAAGCAATGTCCTTGTTCTTCTATTATACAATCTCTGCGCTGGACTCAACTGGACACCCTCGGTGGGAGTGTTGCGATATTCCAACAATTCAAGCCACAAATCCATCTTAGAATCTGCTGCTTTCTTCATGAGTGTTTTCACTACTTTGACCGCACTCTCTGCCTTTCCATTGCTCTTCAAATATACCGGgcttgatgttgtgtgtgtgaattcCCAGTTTTGTGTAAATTCCTCAAACGCCTTAGACACTAATTGTGGGCCATTATCAGTGATAAGCTCATTTGGAATACCATGTCTTGAAAACTGTTCCTTTAGTGCTCGAATAACTGCACCTGATGTTGTCTTTTCTAGACAGTCCACATCTATAAAACTGCTTAAGTAGTCTGCAATGACAAGGTATTCATGATCAGCACAACTACACAAATCTGCTCCAACTTCATGCATAGTCGTTCTGGAATGAAGTGTGGTTTCAAACTCTCTTTCTGTTGCGTAGTCTCAAACTTTCTACATGTTTTGCATCTTTCTACTCTGTCCTTGACTTGTGAACTCATGCCTGGCCTGTAGAGGTTATCTTTGGGTCTTTGTATGCAGCTGTTTACCTCCATGTGTGATGAGTGTATTCGTTGTAACATTAGAACTCTCATACTCTGAGGAACTACAACTCTCTCCTCGAAAATTAGTCCATTCTGAACTGTTAATTCATCTCTGGTTTTATGAGACTCAATGTCTTGTGCTTTGTTTCTGGCCATCCCTCTAGTATCACCTTCTTTAGCTCTGTCAATGTCTCATCTCTTGCTGTCACTTCATTTATCTGCTTCAGTCTTTCCTCTGAAACTGCCAGACTTCCTCCTGTAGCCTGCAAAAtcttgtcttcttcttctccaaacATGAGAATGTCCCCCTCACTGTCTCCTGTCTCATCAGTGAGGTAGGCTCTCGATAGCAAATCTGCTATATACATTTCACTTCCTTTTTTGTACTTCACTGTCACATCGTATCGTTGTAGTCTCAACAGCACTGCTTGTAAACGCTTCGGAGCTGCTGCTAGTGCTTTCTGCTGTATCATCTCCAATGGTTTATGATCCGATTCCACAATGACTGGTAGTCCACAGACATATTGATTGAATTTTTCAAGACTATAAATTATTGCCAAAAGCTCCTTTTCTATTTGAGCATACCTAGTCTCAGGATCTCTCAATGCTCTACTTGTATAAGCAACAGGTTGTCCAGATTGGAGTAGTGCTGCTCCCAATCCTTAGCTGGATGCATCACAATGCAACATCACTCGCTCCTGGGATCAAAGTACTTCAAAAGTGGTGCTATCGTCACTGTGTCTTTCATCCTCTGATATGCCTCATCTTGGACTGTTGTCCTTACAAACTCCGCATCTTTATGAGTAAGTTGTCTCAGTGGTTCTATCACGTCTGTCAGGTTTTTCAAATACCTGGCAAGGTAGTTCACCATGCCCATTATCCTCCGCACCCCAACTATGTCATTGGGTTTCTCCATTTCAACTAGTGCTCTGATCTTTGCTGGATCTGGTTTGACTCCTTCGTTGGTTAAGATATGACCCATGTACTTGACGTTATCTAGCTTCAACCAAAAATTCTCCTTGTTCAGCTTGATTCCTCTTGATTCACACTTTGCAGGAAACGAATTAACTTCTGATCATGATCTTTAATTGCCTCCTCTTTCGTATCTCCGTCGCCAGTAATCAAGATATCATCTGCCAATGCCCAGATTCCTGGTAGGTCTTCCACGGCATCACGAATTCGTTTTTGGAAAACCTCTGGTGCGATATTTATGCTGAAGGGCATTCTCTTCCACCTATGTCTACCAAAAGGGATCCCAAAGGTGGTCATCTCACTTGCTGCTTGATCCAATTCTACATGCCAAACGCCATTCTTAGCGTCTGCCACAGCAAAGACCTTTGCTTTGCTCAACCGAGGGAGAACTTCCTCAAGTGTTGGCATCTGGTAGTGACTCCTCTGCAAAGCTTTATTGAGAGGCTTTGGATCTAAGCATATTCTAATATGATTGTTTGGATTTCCAACCACAACCATGTGCAACACCCATTTTGACGGTGCTTCCTGTTTCTCAATTATTTTCAGGCTTTCCAGTCTCTCTAATTCTGATTTCAGCTTAGGTTTCATTGCAACAGCAACTCTTCAAACTGGTAACTGTACTGGTTGCACAGTCTCATCAACTTCAAATTGCAACTTCTCGCCCAGTCGACCTATTTCACCCTCAAATACATTTTTGAGTCTTGCAGACAGACCTGCCAATGTCAGTCCTGGGTGATCAATATCTCTTTGCTGCTGGTCTCTCTTCTGTTCCTCCATTGCTCGTATCTTGTCATACTTGATTTCTACCAACCCCATTTACTGTACAGACCTAGCTCCAAAAATAGAGGATGTCACcccttcaacaacaacaaagctgCCCCTGTACTTCTTGTGATTCTTCA contains:
- the LOC134190730 gene encoding uncharacterized protein K02A2.6-like encodes the protein MHEVGADLCSCADHEYLVIADYLSSFIDVDCLEKTTSGAVIRALKEQFSRHGIPNELITDNGPQLVSKAFEEFTQNWEFTHTTSSPVYLKSNGKAESAVKVVKTLMKKAADSKMDLWLELLEYRNTPTEGVQLSPAQRLYNRRTRTLLPAKDTTLHPKMVEGAAKALVARQEKQVERYNRRAKDLPALELGEVVRVQPLTGKSNHHNGNRR